The stretch of DNA TGATAACTATAAAACCAAGTGAGGAAACCAAtcagggcccgtttggtgcacaggataagagacaggataggataactgtatcatatcctgccgcaatccagtgtttggtgatacagtaggatatgataagttaatcctgaagcttatcctatcttgtctctctagttataattcttatcctgaatttgagttgggttaccagcaggataagaagaaaaaaaaaattactgatttattttataaaatatattttaaaatacataaaataaaattaataaaatataaatagtaaaataattatttttttaaatatatatatgtgattttctcacaggggtaattttgtaatttacatattctaaaaagtcaaaattttactaaaattacaatattttaaagtaaaatgattattaaaaaattgacaaatagggatattaatttaaattttatgaaaaaattaaatataattcttttgcaatagtagttttattatttacgtatgtgatatatcatatatttatttggcttatctaacatgtatatattatcgagttatttatttgatcatgattcatataaaatattaaacttgattcttaaaaaaaaaaaatattaaacttgattattttctcatgatttttattttaaattatataaagttatttgattacttatttatattttttatttataaaattcaaagtattacaaaataattttaaaaaaataacaattgttttacaagagtaattttgtcaattaaatatgttatatatcttatcatattattatgagcaagtatgtattaaaaacaaaatataatagttatcatgtttgttatcctgtgtgcaccaaacatatgatatgataactgagtataactgttatcctgctgttatcctatcctatccttatcctgttttatatcctatcctgtcactatgctatactgcgcaccaaacggaccctcaAAGTAAATACTAAGATAGGAGAactaataagaaaaacaaaaaatggttCATCACTCTTTCATTTTGCTAGTGTTTCTTCTATGTATTACATCCTCTTATTCAACCAAAATTGTTCAAGTAGATGAGATTTGCCACAAAGTAAAAAATCCTTCATTTTGTTCGAGTCTTCTCAATTCAAAAAAAGGTGCAGACCTTGTTAGTCTTGCACAATATACAATTGGCGTGCTTCGTGTTAATATGATGAACACGGTGAAGCTAATCAACACACTGATCGGACAAAGTGGTAAGGATGTCAAAGCATTAACTCATTACAAAATGTGTTTGAAAGAATTTGTTAATGATGGGGGTGCTCTTTTTGTGCTTGGGAACGTAGAAAGAGTTTTGAATGAAGGAAATTATCATCTTATGAGTGTTGGAGCTAATGATATAATGCAAGACATTAGAAATTGTATTTATGATACTAGTTATCAAGATACTTCTTCCCTTCCAAGTTATGGTGAAGTTGCCTTGCAAATTGatcaaattattcaaattataGCAGGATTATTTActgcttaattaattaattaattgttgctTAATTCTTTTTATGTGTAATGTTAAAGTTTGCACAATCAAAATCACTaagtttgatctagtggtgaggggtttgagtaaTATACTAGAGATTCtaggttcgattctcagctctattgtaaaaaaaataaaaaataatttgcacAATCATGCAATACATTTATTTGAGAATCATTTTTTAGGTTTGTAATAAAAAGTGTGGCATTCACAATTACATTTCAATATTGAGTAAGTTATCTTGCTTTGTTACAATGTATACTACTCATGATAAAATTAAGTAATCAACGGTTTTATTATGTAAGGTTTTTCATTCTTCAAATGCAACAAAtgatttataaaaaacaaacatccAATTAGGGGTGGATCTAGAAAAATTATTATGATATATAAAAATACTgcatccgtctcaaaatataagagaaaaaaactcaattttttatctgaaattataagataaaaaaacaaacatatatcTTTTTCTAGAATTTTTTAATCTTCTCATACAACTTAACTTACTTTAAAAAACATACAATAAcatactttaaatttttatgttttgatttttttaataaatttgatttatttttttgcaatataATTTAAGATGGATGGAGTAATGAGATATGATTGAACTTATGCATATGATTATGGGTAGGGCTGAGTATGAACCCACGATCTGACTCAAAACTGATATAACCGACAACACATTCAAGCGTTCGGCCGGATATGGCCCGTGACAAAGCTCCATACCGATTCACCCAAggtgggctactccagtcctcaCAAACTTTGTGAAAGTTCACTAGTGTTTGGGATAACCTCCCAAATCCGTACAAGTTTGACCTAGATAGATTATAATGTGATTGCGATACCCTCTCAAATTATGCACACAAATCCAATCTAACTAGACCAAGTAAACAACCTACAAATCATTCCTTAAGTCCAAAGAAGATTAAAGGTGTTTACAACAAAACCGCGGAAAGGATGAAAATGCTTCTCAACTCTAAACTACAGGTAGATAATTATACATTCACTTTTAATGGATAAATGATGAACCATATAAGTGTGAAGAGATATATGAAGCTTCTTGTATGCAAGAGCAAGGCAATTGTTTcagtttcttttgttgttcgaTATACTTTTGATCTTGGTTGATGAGAATCAatacttttctttctttcaaatatCTTTGAAATCTCTTACCAAAATAGGAGGCATGCCTTCCTATATGTAGGAACATGAAGTGGTTGGATAAATTTGGTGCACAAGGCTTGAAATAACCGCTATTCTTATAAATATGCTTCTGATCATGTAAGAACAAGCCATGAACTAACAATTACTTGCATGATTATGTTTCTCAAGCCTTTAGTTAAGAAACAAGGAGGCCTTGATATTGATCAGTGATGTTGATGATCATTTAACAATTGCTTCTCAAGTTGTGTAAGCATTTTTCCTTTCATGGAATCTACTTCTCATGTGGtgtagacatttttttcttccatatataagtcttttttattgaatactgtGAACCTTCaaattgatttgaaaatgtTCTTCTAATTAATCGCTTCTGATCATATGATTTTCAAATCATGGTTGCTTCTTATCATGAAGCATGAATGGTTCTTAAGATGAAGCTTGAATGCTTCTCATCTTGTGAAGCAAAATACAAGGAAACATATTAGATAATAAAACATATCAGAATCATAAAATGATTCTTAGTCATTAAGTTTGTTATCATTAAAATACAAAGGGATTTTTGGAATATTTCCTCAACACTACAACCTAAGGACTTTTACAATCGGAGTTATAGAGATTGTTTTGGTTTTGCATACTTTTGAGACTCCAAAGAGTGGTAAGATTACAATTGAGCGCTGAGTTTTTCAAACAACTTAGATATTCTAAGATATAAGTTTGCAAGAATCTATCTAAGTGTTTATGTTTTACAAATATTCACAAATATATACAGAGAGTTGTAAGTATCTATCTAAATGTTTGAGCTTCCTTGAAAGTTATCTCTATAAACATCATTGACTGTAGGCATGTTTGCTAAGTGCAT from Trifolium pratense cultivar HEN17-A07 linkage group LG5, ARS_RC_1.1, whole genome shotgun sequence encodes:
- the LOC123885912 gene encoding uncharacterized protein LOC123885912 codes for the protein MVHHSFILLVFLLCITSSYSTKIVQVDEICHKVKNPSFCSSLLNSKKGADLVSLAQYTIGVLRVNMMNTVKLINTLIGQSGKDVKALTHYKMCLKEFVNDGGALFVLGNVERVLNEGNYHLMSVGANDIMQDIRNCIYDTSYQDTSSLPSYGEVALQIDQIIQIIAGLFTA